TAAACTCAATTTCTCCGAAACATCAACAATCGGTCGTTTATTTACCGATGCAGGCTATGCCGTAGTAGAATTTCAGGATCAGGCTGATGTTTATGTGATCAATACCTGCTCTGTTACTGAGCATGCTGATAAAAAATGCCGTAAAGTGGTTAAAGAAGCTTTAAAATATTCTCCAAACGCCTTTGTAACCATTGTAGGTTGTTATGCCCAATTAAAACCACAGGAAATTGCCGAAATAGAAGGCGTTGATATGGTTTTAGGCGCTGCAGAAAAATTCAGAATTGTTGAATACATCACTGACCTAACAAAACAGCCAAAAGCACTCGTTCATCAGCAAAATATAGAAAAAGTTAATCATAATTTTATTGCTTCTTATTCAATTGGTGATAGAACACGTACTTTTTTGAAAGTACAGGATGGTTGCGATTATCCTTGTACTTATTGTACCATTCCATTGGCGCGTGGTGCAAGCCGTAGCGATACCATTGAAAACGTGGTAAACCGTGCAAAAATGATTGCAGAAAGCGGTGTTAAAGAAATTGTATTAACCGGTGTAAATCTTGGCGATTTCGGAATCAGAAATGGCCAACGCGAAGATAAATTTTTTGACTTGGTTAAGGCTTTGGATGAAGTAGAAGGAATTGAAAGAATCCGAATTTCATCTATTGAGCCAAATCTGTTAAGTAATGAAATTATTCAGTTTGTATCCACTTCTAAAAGATTTGTTCCGCATTTTCATATTCCACTACAGTCAGGTTCTGATAAAATTTTAGGCTTAATGCGCCGTCGTTACCGTAGCGATTTGTATGTAGAGCGTGTGGCCAAAATTAAAGAAGTAATGCCACATTGTTGTATAGGTGTAGATGTGATTGTGGGTTTCCCTGGCGAAACGAAGGAAGATTTTTTGGATACCTATCAGTTTTTAAACCAACTTGATATTTCTTATTTACATGTATTTACTTACTCTGAGCGCGAATTAACAGCTGCAGCCGAAATGAAGGGTGTTGTGGCAGGAAGTGAGCGTAATGAGCGCAGTAAAATGCTTCATATCTTATCTGATAAAAAG
The nucleotide sequence above comes from Pedobacter riviphilus. Encoded proteins:
- the mtaB gene encoding tRNA (N(6)-L-threonylcarbamoyladenosine(37)-C(2))-methylthiotransferase MtaB, coding for MKKVAFYTLGCKLNFSETSTIGRLFTDAGYAVVEFQDQADVYVINTCSVTEHADKKCRKVVKEALKYSPNAFVTIVGCYAQLKPQEIAEIEGVDMVLGAAEKFRIVEYITDLTKQPKALVHQQNIEKVNHNFIASYSIGDRTRTFLKVQDGCDYPCTYCTIPLARGASRSDTIENVVNRAKMIAESGVKEIVLTGVNLGDFGIRNGQREDKFFDLVKALDEVEGIERIRISSIEPNLLSNEIIQFVSTSKRFVPHFHIPLQSGSDKILGLMRRRYRSDLYVERVAKIKEVMPHCCIGVDVIVGFPGETKEDFLDTYQFLNQLDISYLHVFTYSERELTAAAEMKGVVAGSERNERSKMLHILSDKKRRAFYESQIGAEAEVLFEADQKSGYMHGFTKNYVKVRAKYDPVMVNELKAVKLLEITADGEVEVAELETTHVHH